Proteins from one Scyliorhinus canicula chromosome 22, sScyCan1.1, whole genome shotgun sequence genomic window:
- the rps24 gene encoding 40S ribosomal protein S24 isoform X1 has translation MNDTVTVRTRKFMTNRLLQRKQMVVDVLHPGKATVPKTEIREKLAKMYKTTPDVVFVFGFRTQFGGGKTTGFAMVYDSLDYAKKNEPKHRLARHGLLERKKVSRKQRKERKNRMKKVRGTAKANVGAGKKKK, from the exons ATG AATGACACTGTGACCGTCAGAACAAGAAAGTTCATGACAAACCGCTTGCTCCAACGCAAGCAAATG GTTGTTGAtgtcctccatcctgggaaagccACAGTTCCCAAGACAGAAATTAGGGAAAAGTTGGCAAAAATGTACAAAACGACACCAGACGTCGTGTTCGTTTTTGGCTTCAGGACACAATTTGGCGGTGGCAAAACAACGGGGTTTGCCATGGTCTATGATTCCTTGGATTACGCTAAAAAAAATGAACCCAAACACAGGCTGGCAAGG CACGGTCTGTTGGAGAGAAAGAAGGTTTCCAGGAAACAGCGAAAGGAACGCAAGAACAGAATGAAGAAAGTTCGTGGCACAGCTAAAGCAAACGTTGGTGCCGGCAAAAAG AAG AAATGA
- the rps24 gene encoding 40S ribosomal protein S24 isoform X3, which yields MNDTVTVRTRKFMTNRLLQRKQMVVDVLHPGKATVPKTEIREKLAKMYKTTPDVVFVFGFRTQFGGGKTTGFAMVYDSLDYAKKNEPKHRLARHGLLERKKVSRKQRKERKNRMKKVRGTAKANVGAGKK from the exons ATG AATGACACTGTGACCGTCAGAACAAGAAAGTTCATGACAAACCGCTTGCTCCAACGCAAGCAAATG GTTGTTGAtgtcctccatcctgggaaagccACAGTTCCCAAGACAGAAATTAGGGAAAAGTTGGCAAAAATGTACAAAACGACACCAGACGTCGTGTTCGTTTTTGGCTTCAGGACACAATTTGGCGGTGGCAAAACAACGGGGTTTGCCATGGTCTATGATTCCTTGGATTACGCTAAAAAAAATGAACCCAAACACAGGCTGGCAAGG CACGGTCTGTTGGAGAGAAAGAAGGTTTCCAGGAAACAGCGAAAGGAACGCAAGAACAGAATGAAGAAAGTTCGTGGCACAGCTAAAGCAAACGTTGGTGCCGGCAAAAAG
- the rps24 gene encoding 40S ribosomal protein S24 isoform X2 → MNDTVTVRTRKFMTNRLLQRKQMVVDVLHPGKATVPKTEIREKLAKMYKTTPDVVFVFGFRTQFGGGKTTGFAMVYDSLDYAKKNEPKHRLARHGLLERKKVSRKQRKERKNRMKKVRGTAKANVGAGKKK, encoded by the exons ATG AATGACACTGTGACCGTCAGAACAAGAAAGTTCATGACAAACCGCTTGCTCCAACGCAAGCAAATG GTTGTTGAtgtcctccatcctgggaaagccACAGTTCCCAAGACAGAAATTAGGGAAAAGTTGGCAAAAATGTACAAAACGACACCAGACGTCGTGTTCGTTTTTGGCTTCAGGACACAATTTGGCGGTGGCAAAACAACGGGGTTTGCCATGGTCTATGATTCCTTGGATTACGCTAAAAAAAATGAACCCAAACACAGGCTGGCAAGG CACGGTCTGTTGGAGAGAAAGAAGGTTTCCAGGAAACAGCGAAAGGAACGCAAGAACAGAATGAAGAAAGTTCGTGGCACAGCTAAAGCAAACGTTGGTGCCGGCAAAAAG AAATGA